In a single window of the Oryctolagus cuniculus chromosome 9, mOryCun1.1, whole genome shotgun sequence genome:
- the TULP3 gene encoding tubby-related protein 3 isoform X6 produces the protein MEASRCGLAPHGYRSESAFEDETMRLRQLKLDNQRALLEKKQRKKRLEPLMVQPNPEARLRWSKPRGSEDQTPLVEPCTLHSDVILHGSATTEDETENSAGGEGTVDTVSKPGLQEILQKHGISSSLNFDEEETDGEEEDGKKLSSHSPHSETGRPNSASSQKSTTDTGATGTTAPRPDNQLGEVENLEDFAYSPAPRGVTVKCRITRYKRGMDQGLFPTYYMFLEKDENQKIFLLAGRKRKKSKTSNYLISTDPTNLSREGESYIGKLRSNLMGTKFTVYDHGVNPVKAQGLVEKVHTRQELAAVCYETNVLGFKGPRKMSVIIPGMNMNHERIPFQPRNDHESLLSRWQNKSMENLIELHNKAPVWNDDTHSYVLNFHGRVTQASVKNFQIVHANDPDYIVMQFGRVEDDVFTLDYSYPLCALQAFAIGLSSFDSKLACE, from the exons TGCCTTTGAAGACGAGACTATGCGGCTTCGACAGCTGAAACTGGACAATCAG AGAGCGCTgctggagaagaagcagagaaaaaagCGCCTTGAGCCACTCATGGTGcagccaaacccagaagccaggctgCGTTGGTCCAAGCCGAGGGGTAGTGAGGACCAAACTCCTTTGGTGGAACCTTGTACCCTTCACAGCGATGTCATCCTGCACG GCTCTGCCACCACGGAAGACGAGACTGAGAACAGTGCTGGAGGGGAGGGCACTGTGGATACCGTTTCCAAGCCCGGTCTTCAGGAGATTCTCCAAAAACATG GCATCTCGAGCAGTTTGAACTTTGATGAGGAAGAGACGGATGGTGAGGAAGAAGATGGGAAAAAATTAAGTTCCCATTCCCCACATTCAGAAACAGGAAGACCCAATTCTGCATCTAGCCAGAAATCGACCACA GACACAGGGGCCACCGGAACCACCGCCCCGCGGCCGGACAACCAGCTGGGAGAGGTGGAGAACCTGGAGGACTTCGCGTACAGTCCTGCCCCGCGGGGCGTCACAGTGAAGTGTCGGATAACGAGGTACAAGCGAGGAATGGACCAGGGTCTCTTCCCCACCTACTACATGTTCTTGGAAAAAGACGAAAATCAGAAG atatttcTTCTTGCAGGTAGAAAGCGGAAAAAGAGCAAAACATCCAACTACCTTATCTCCACCGACCCAACAAATCTGTCTCGTGAAGGGGAAAGTTACATCGGCAAGCTCAG ATCCAACCTCATGGGGACCAAGTTTACCGTGTACGATCATGGTGTGAACCCAGTGAAGGCCCAGGGTCTGGTGGAGAAGGTGCACACCCGGCAGGAGCTGGCGGCCGTCTGTTAC GAGACAAACGTACTCGGATTTAAAGGTCCCAGGAAAATGTCTGTGATCATTCCAGGGATGAATATGAATCATGAACGAATCCCGTTTCAGCCACGAAAT GATCATGAGAGCTTGCTGTCAAGATGGCAGAACAAGAGCATGGAGAACCTGATCGAGCTGCACAACAAGGCCCCCGTCTGGAACGACGACACTCACTCCTACGTCCTGAACTTCCACGGCCGGGTCACGCAGGCGTCTGTGAAGAACTTCCAGATAGTCCATGCGAATGACC CCGACTACATAGTCATGCAGTTTGGCCGTGTGGAGGACGACGTGTTCACACTGGACTACAGCTACCCGCTGTGTGCACTTCAGGCCTTTGCCATCGGGCTCTCTAGTTTCGACAGCAAGCTTGCTTGTGAATGA